The Archocentrus centrarchus isolate MPI-CPG fArcCen1 chromosome 1, fArcCen1, whole genome shotgun sequence genome includes the window TTCATAGTATGAGGATAAAATTAGGCCTTCactgaatcagctgattctgagagGGGTAACTATCACATTTGACTGATTTTAAATAGAGCAACCTGCAAGCGGTCTCACAGTACCTGTACCCCTCATCTATGCTTACGTATTGGAAATATTTTACACGTCTTCATGCATGGAAGTGTGAGTGCTGTGACTGGGATGTAATATTTGTAAACAAATGTCCTGACATGGCTTCAAGGAGCTCTGGAGCACGTGATGTGAGAACAGAGGCGTCCTGAACTCCTTTCAGGTGATGAATCAGAAGCTATTCAGCTCTTAATCCTTCAACACATGGCATGAACTGTGGCTAGGTACAGaatgtacatttttacatgaaCAGTTACTAGTGTGACATGTAGAGTCTGCAGGTAGTAAAACACTAATAATCCCCCTGAGTAATTTTGCCCTGCTGTCTTCACATTTAATGCAAGTCaaaaaaagaacatctgagCTCTAAAACCACAGTACAGCTTTTCTAAATGTAATTATCTGATTAATACTTTAGGAAGCGACTAAATAATCCACAGTGTGGATGCtgagatatgatttttttttttatgccatattttttgttttcaaggTCAAGAATGATCATGATCAGCTGGTTATGTTTTCAAGCTTAACTCTAATGTAGAATCCCAAAAATATAGATATTATTTTAGAAAATGTCTCTCTCATaaaatatttctatatttttatattctatATTAGCCCCAAACTGACTAATATTATTGAATGAaccttttttagtttttctctgttatgTTTAATTATGTAAGGCACATATGTCTTCACATGGCAAAACACATCAAGGTGGACATCTGAGGCCACTCCCTAAGCTAATGCAGGGCAAAATAAAGGCTGTTGTGTAAAAAGAATAGGACAGAAAAGCTATGGATAAGCATGTTAGAGGGATTAGAGGGGACAGTATAAAAGCAGGGAGCAAGCCATAGACCAGAACAACACCAGCTGACCAGAGAGGCATCATCCAGAATCCAGACGTGCTACTGCAACAACAGGTAAGATCAAACTGTGACTTTCACTCAGCTGTGAGCTTTGGTCTGCAGattacaaagagagaaaaagacttgatattaagaactttttttttttgtagataaattttattttattttaacttttatacCTTTATACTTTGTACTTTGTGCACTGTGCATCTAAACTTGTACGTCTCCTTTActtgatctttttcttttcttctttatgcTTAAGATTTTGTAAAAGCTGTTTGGAAAAGTATTACAAAACAGATTAATTACAAAAAGGCTGTGAACTGCTAGAAGCCTTTTGATTCTAAATGTGTAGGACACAACAGGGAAACTAACAGAAACCTACAAAAAATATTTATCCTtgacatgattaaaaaaaaaaccctttagcTACAAGAGGAAAAATGAGCTTATGTTGGTGTACTTTgaacctttttctttcttttttttaaatctggttTTGTTAGTGTAACATAATTATATTGCTATTATGGTCAGGATTTTCTTAAATATGAGACGCAGTTCTCAAATTACCAACCATCCATCAGAACGGGTCACCAGTCTATTGCAAGGTTAACACACAAAATCTCAAGAAAAAGTGATGGCCTTTGTTGgtgaatgtttaaaaataactcagGCAGTTTTGGttgatcctgtgtgtgtgtgtgtgtgtgtgtgtgtgtgtgtgtgtgtgtgtgtgtgtgtgtgtgtgtgtgtgtatatgtgtgtgtgtgtgtgtatatgtgtgtgcatattatTGCTTCCATTATGATCTGTGGCCATCCAAAAGCAGGAAGATGTTGTAACTCTATTGAGAatgatatgttttttaaaaagtagaagGAAGGTGTGATATTTAGGAGCTAATCTGTTTGGTGCTACATCAGTGTGGACAAAATAGATGTGAAATTCGAGAGCACTGATGAGAATTATTATGAAACAGCTGACTGAGGTAAGAAAAGACCAGATTAAAATAGAGTGAAAATTAGATGTTCAGGGCAAAATCTCTTTATACCTGAGGTTATTTACATCACACAGTGAGTTGGCTAACTTCAGTCTCAGAGGGGAATTAGGTGAAATGCTGGTCTCAAAATACACCGTCTTAACTTGACCAAGCATGGACTTGAAAGTCAAGGTGTAAAAATAGCTGCTGTTGGTGTAACAGGGCTTAACGAGCTACGGCAGGTTTGCTTTATAATTTGCTCTAAGCTGCGAGTGTTATATCGTTAAAGATTGGGGCAGTGGCAGCttagagaaggaggaggaggaggaaggctcTTAAACACCGAGATTAAGTGATTAACTGTTAATTCTTTTTCTCTCAGATCATAAAAGATGGCAGACGCACCCGCACCTGCTGACAAGAAGGCACCTCCTAAGTTCAAGCAGAGGACAACCCGTACCTTCAAGAGCAAGGCCCCGAAACCAGGCCAGAAGGGGTGAGATGAAGACACTGCACAATATGTCAAAATCAACAGTCCTTTAGTTGAGCACcaaatattaaagtgaatgcttGAAAATTAGGAGATATTAGTCCATTTTAGCTTGAGATCTGACTTTTTAAAAGTGCATTATAATATCCTAGAAAGACTAAACCAGTGATTGTTCTATAATTTTGGGCCCTTGATTCCTAatcaaaagaaaaggaaaaaaaagaaagaaaagaaaagaatctgtGTCCAATTGAGGCTCTCTGCTACTCTCCAGATATCTTTGAGGTTCAACTGCAGACAAATGTTCTTATAAATGAAAGGAAATTTGTGCATAGAGACGCTTTATAATTCTTTCCCATCTCATAAATGTTTAACTTCACGGCTATTCAGATTAAACTTGTAATCCACTTGATGAATCTGCTGAACTGGGTTCAAAATCAGCTACATTCACTGTTCAATTAACCTTTAATGTAACACAACAATAAAGCAATCGCAGGGGGTGTGCTTTGACTCACAAAACCTTTGTACTTAGTAAAAGCCTTGCTCAAGCAGTATTCACACAGTATAGAGTATTCACGTATCAGTACTGTGAGTGGAGGTCAAGATTCCCAGGTTGTTAAGATGTGCTTTTGTTGCTTCTTTTAGATTTGGAGACGACATCCCCGGCATGGAGGGTCTCGGCACAGACTTCACAGTGGTCTGCCCATGGGAAGCCTTTGGGGACATGGAGCTCAGCGACCTGGCGAAATTTGGAATTGTCTAAAAACGCTCCTGTGTCCTTACCTCAATTATATTACCTCCCTGCACTACTTTTCCTACACCGAGTCCTCGTATCTCTCACCTCACAGCTCAGTTCTTCCTCTCTCCGATTACCTGATTACCTGACCTTTATTGTGGTTATTAGCCCACATGTATTTTGGGGAAAATTGCACAAAGACTGATCAGCTTATATCCCCAGAGCTGATCCAATTATGTGTCAAAGCAATTAGATACTATTTTAAACAGTTgtttatacaatatatatatatacatgcttCACTGAGGCGTCCTTGAGCCAATCCGTTCCCTCCCTTGTACTTTGCACTTGGTTTGTTCTGTTCTCACTGTCGATTCAGATCTGCTGAATTCACTGAACCTTCTGTTCTCTCTTCTGCCTTTGCCACTCCATCCCCCTCCACCTCTATGGAGCTATTTTTTCTTAATGTAATGTACAGATGTTgatgaatatatacatatatatttttatttttatgaaatatGAATGTAAAGTTGTGCACACTACCAATGTAGGAATGGAAGTTATGGTTGAGTAGAACTGTCAATAAATATTTTCCCCTatattttttgtgtctttttgaaCACCTGCTATCACCCTGAAGAAAATAATAACATAACACATGCATATCAGAGTCATTAAAGCTGCCATAATTAGGCATGATATTTGCATGGCTTGGTTGATGGTTATGTTAGAAAGTATTTTAATGAATGACCCCTTTAtagtcatgccaaagcatctcactttaaatctggactttgacttgatctaaaatatttaagtgtgacaaatatgcaaaaaaaaacctaagAGACCTTCCTGCCTACCTACTTACAGACTGAAACTTGTCAACAGTTACATATGTTACCAGCACGTGCCCATGCTACAGTTCtcaattttcaattttctcCAACTAAATGAGGATAAAACGGAAATACTTATCTGTGCCCCAGATAGATTTGTGCCCAATATAATGGAAGCCTTAGGTCCCCTCGCAAAATTTGTTAAGTCCTCCATTAGGAACCTTGGGGTCACATTTGATTCTGCCTTCACTTTGGACACTCACGTCAAGTCTTTGGTTCATTCTTGTTTCTACCACCTAAGGAACATTGCCAAATTGAGTCCCATTGTGTCACACTCGGAACTTGAGATTGTCATTCATGCATTCATATCTTCCcgtctggactattgtaatgccTTGTTTAACTGTCTTAGCAAAAGCTCTTTAGAACGTTTACAAGTTGTTCAAAATGCAGCGGCAAGGCTTCTTATGAAATCCTCTAAGTATTCTCATATTACCCCGCTTCTGATCAAGCTTCATTGGCTCCCCGTGAAATTCagaatccagtttaaaattttagttCTTACTTTTAGAGCACTCCATGGACAAGCACCTTCTTACATCAGTGAACTCCTGCATCCATATACTCCCATCAGATCATTGAGATCATGTGACCAGGGTCTCCTGGCTATACATCCCTCAAGACTCTCCCTGAGAGCGGTGGATTCGGTGGCATCTTTTAAAGGACagttaaaaactcatctttttaatattgcatttgcttaatgttttctttgtactttgttttactgttgtgaagcacttcgtGGCAGCTGCCTcaagaggtgctatataaataaagttttacttacttacttactttctTACTTCTCTATGACCTGTTGCTAGGTAAAATGATGAAATTATATTATATCATGCATAATTCAgcttttgtggatataaatttGATGCTActgtcatgaaataaaaatgtttttataaggTGTTATAGTAAATAGATAATAAAAATAGGTTATATTTCAACCTGTTGATAGGTAGTTGCTAGGCATCACGGTGGCATATCTCTATTgcatatagataagaaccttcaggaaTCGAAGATGGACCCGTGTGCCACATTTGTTTGCTCAGCTCGTGATCGTGTGGGAGGAGTCAGCggacaaagaaacacacagaaagagattTTTGTGCATTATTTTGTGGATAAATGTTCATCATAAAGGCAGATTTCTATGGATGTCTttaatcctcttttttttccccctaggGCCAACACCAGATTAAAGTTTTCAGTCAACATtgtttatagatttttaatAATCCCCAGGTAATATCCTAATGACTGCATGGTCTTAAGTAATGagctaaatatttcacaaataCACTGTCAGACAAGTATCTGGGCACAACCACAAGCTGTTCtgattgtgattaaaaaaaacaaacaaatttaaaaaaaaaatacccttcctcgctttttttttttttaactaaatcaCTCCAAGTGGTCACATGACACATTTTCAACATACTTAAAAAATAGGTGCCAAATACATtcaacagttttttgttttgggttttttgtttgtttgttttgtctgtacACAAAACAGTAAAGACCTCACCTACTCTTTGACACTTAAACTGCAAATTGGCTGGGGTGTTATCTGAAGATAAAGTTCTGCCAGTTAAGGTTGtgcatgggaaaaaaaagggggggggcgGGGGCTGTAGAAAGAAAATCATAAATCCAATACAGCTGAAACTGAGCTGATTGATATTCCAAAGGATCCAAAGGATCAAACGCTACATTGCTCTTAAAAGTTGAGCATATAgctttaaagacattttcatcTTCAACAGAGGGCTTGAGAGGGCTGAAGTGTCAGACAGTGTCTCAGATTTTAAAACTCTAACTACATGGTTTGCCTTAGACTGTAAAGGcagaaggagaagaaaagaaaaatgtgtatgaAAACATAAAAGATCAAATGGATGCCTACCCAGCTGAGCTCCTTGGTCCCCAGTTATCGGATGGGTTGAAATGACTCTGAAATGCTTGTTAAAATCGGTCAGACCTTCATTTTACTTCTAACACAATCATCCAGTCTAAAATTCGTAGCAGTACACTAAACACTGGTCACTTGACTTTGTCAGCAAAAGGAGGTCTGAATGATTTGTGTGCTTCTGTTTCATCATTTCATTCAAAGCCAGCGACAAAGCTAGAAACTACAGAGGAGCTTTCCGAGACAGAAAGAGCCTGATACAGCAACcggacactttattagttacacttTGCTAGGACTGGGTTGGcgccccttttgccttcagaactgccataattcttcatggcatataTTCatcaagatgctggaaacattcctca containing:
- the LOC115788489 gene encoding retinal cone rhodopsin-sensitive cGMP 3',5'-cyclic phosphodiesterase subunit gamma-like — encoded protein: MADAPAPADKKAPPKFKQRTTRTFKSKAPKPGQKGFGDDIPGMEGLGTDFTVVCPWEAFGDMELSDLAKFGIV